The Mercurialis annua linkage group LG7, ddMerAnnu1.2, whole genome shotgun sequence genome includes the window tttttatgtttgttttattaaaaaatatttagaaatgAGAATGGTTACCCTTTCAATGGAAATCACTCATTTTTTCCCTTACTCTttggaataattttttaatgatatGGTAATCGAATCAAAATTTAGTAATTACtacatcataatttttttaaaattatgattttaaacaattaaaaatttaatctatCATATAACTATCTATTCAATTCTGTTTTGcttaaaaataatgaatttgatattatatattaataaaaaatttaaaaaaattatgttgatTCTATTTTAATTCCTACACTACGCTAACTCACTGTGACTGAGCCAAACATGATGTTAAAAATAACCATTTCCTTGCCATCTCCTTTCATTCCTATCCCCAACTTTGAACAAAATGCATCCTGTGTTTCTCGCTGCATTGAAATAGTTCAAGTACCTCTatgtatatgaaaaaaatataaagattcAATCAAAAATGATAGAAGCAAGGCGCAATCTATGGATGGAGTGTTTATCTATTTGGTGGTTCAGTAGAGCTGTAAATGTTTACATTTGTGTAAAATAGACTGCTTCTAGCTGCAACGGCATCATGACAAGTATTGCTCTTCTTGTAGGTTCATGGATTTGTGCAAGATAATAGTACTGGAGAGAAGGTAGCAATGTTGGTTGGTAAGTGGGATGAAGCAATGTACTATGTACTAGGAGATCCAACTACAAAGCCGAAGGGGTATGATCCAATGACAGAAGCCGTCTTGCTCTGGGAAAGAGACAAAGCTGTTAACAAGACAAGATACAATCTCACCCCTTTTGCATTAACATTGAACGAACTCACTCCTGGCTTGTTCGAGAAATTGCCTCCCACCGACTCTAGACTGAGACCAGACCAAAGACACCTAGAGAATGGGGAATACGAGTTGGCTAATTCGGAAAAGTTAAGACTTGAGCAGTTACAAAGACAGGTATACATTGGCATATCTACTTTTTGCTGGTAATGAGCTGCTATTATGAGCAGAACAAAATGTACATAATTTAACTTGCACCTTAAGCGTTAACAATTGACCACAAATCGACATATGTAAAGGATTTCGATTCCCACATTTCCGTCAAACCCGGTTTTAGTTGAAGCATTGATGATATTATAGTCTGAATTCTGTAGAATGATGAAATGCTGCTTCTTTTTGTGGTGCAGGCAAGAAAGTTGCAGGAAAGAGGTTGGCAGCCGAGATGGTTCCGGAAAGATGAAGAAGGGTGTTATCGATATATAGAAGGTTACTGGGAAGCAAGAGAGAAGAAGAAATGGGATATGATTCCTgatatttttggccaaaaaactGATTTACCTTCAAGCTTAGTTTGAAGAATAACCTGTTTTGGTTAGGTcccatatatatattttagttcAAAATCTGGTTTCTGATGTAGTGTTTTGAAAATCGGGTTGCGGTtgtatattaataatattattattatcattaaattaatatgCATTTTTATGATGGGCAATTATTTTTTCTGAAACGTATAGAAAGGAGTGGAAAGTTATTCAAATGATGCTTGAAACAGATGAACCACccaaaattgatttttatactGTCTGCCgagaaatatttagatttttggCTTGCAAGAATGTTGATTGAATAACTAGTATCtatttaaaacaatttgataatttaattggcaatttttatttaaaactatcattatcttattattttttttccctTTTCAATTAATAGATAacaaaaagattttaaaaatataataacatttaaatataatatgagaatatataaataaattatttttcatttattaatttttttcaaatgtcaTACATAAATAATAGCTCaaaatttatccaaaatttTGGGTTGTAGCTTTCATGATTTGGACGTCCGTTACAGGCTAATTTTAGGCAatataatttcttttcttttgtttaagAAAAAATGTTATGCATAAATCTAGtacataaaaaagaaagaaaaaagctGACAAGAAAATCTGTGGACGCGATCATTTCCAAGCTTTCTTCCCTCGAAACTGTTTGCCAGAGCGATcttgttttctctttttgtcAGTCCGAGTTCTTTGAGCCCTGGCCTTTCTGGCCGCAGAGGGCATAAACTTCTCGTGTTGCTTCTGCTGGTTACTTTTACCACCCGTCTGTTCATCCACCAATGTATTTTGTTAACAAAATGCAAATCTCAAATGTTTAGTCAAATTCTGAAATGCTTACAAGCATGCATTATATGATTCAGAGATATTCAGAATGAtttcatgaaaaaaaatatcagaTGCCAACATTCTCAGGTTTTACAAAATTGGAACGGACATTGAGTTCAGAAGCAGTCGAATTTTTACGTAAAAATATCAAATGCAATTGAAATCTAGTAGCGTCAAATTGAAGCAAAGATACGAAAATGtagaatgaaaagaaaaaacaataaaaactgGAAATACCTTCTGCTTTTTAACGACAGCTCGAGCCTGATATTTCCCTGTTTCCTCCCTCCCAGCTTTCACTAGTGCCAATCTTTCTTTCTTGCTTAGCTTATGCCGCAAATGAGCCTATATAATGCAAGTACAAATCACAATACAGTGTAGCATTTATGACAGGAAACTTTCAAGTAGaataagtaattttatttatggaaaGTCCTGCATAGTACAATCAGCAAGAACGctagattaaaaataaagaacttaCTTCTAGCTTCGAAGGATCCACTCGCTTAAGACTTAATTGATCAGAGTTTGGAACTTTGACTCCTTGCCGAACTAAAGCAATTTTAGCATCCTTCTTCGCCTGATAATACAAAAGATCTAAAAAATCAGCatataaaagttaataaatCTAATAGATGCTCAAAGATTACcagaaaaataagataaaataactatgtaatgattctcaaaaaaaaaaaaatacgtaACGGTGCTTCCTATGTAGCAAGCAGATTACACCATTCTTTTCCACATTCACTGATTAATAATATTACCTTCAACTCCTTGATTTTTTTGAAGTCCTCGTTAGAAAGAAAGCCGTCCGTTGGATCAGATAAGTTATGGTTCAACCTTTCTTCTGTCAAATTCTTAAGCGCTCGAAGACTCGTATCAGCAGCAATAAGGTTTCCATCAAAATCAGAGAACTTCCTTTTGCCCGTTCTATGAGAACCCTTAGCATTTTCATGTTCTTTTGCATCATCATCGCTCATTTCGCTGTTATTGTAACTAAAGCTACCATCGCTGGCATCGCGATCATTTTCGTTAATAGTAATATCATCATCACTGTCATTTTCATTAATACATTTATCATTATTGTCACTGTCATTTTCATCAAGATTGTCCTCTTCATCTTCATCCAATGAGTCATTTTCTAAATCACCATCCTCAGTTCCAGTACAGTCACTGTAAATTTGATTTTCTTCATCACCCGAGGCAGCCAAGTCATCGTCATCCACATCCTCATTAATTTCATCATGGTTATCATCGTCTTTATCCTCATCATCATTTTGTAACAACTCAAGCCCAGGTATATCGCTGGAGACATTAACTTCTCCATATGCTTTTGGCTTTGCCTTCGGATCAATGGGACGACCCCGATCCTTCTTAACTAATAGTGAAGGACAAAGCTGCAAGAAAAGAGTAAATCAATCATCAAAAATTGTTTATTCCTGCATGAAAAAAATACACAACGGAGACGTATAGACGGATGGACAATAATAAGGCAGTTGTTTATATACCTGTCTAAATAAAACCACAAGTGACCTAGCTGCAGCTGGAATTGCCTTCTCGtgtgattttttatataatacaaGATCTTGCAGTAAATCTTCTGTCATCAACTAGAAACCGGAAAGAAAAATGAGTCCCACATACAATATATTAAGAGGCATAAATTGTTGTAATTAGTGAATCTAACCACATATTAAACTTAACAGAGATGCATCAATCAGACTTGAAAATGTCAGTAATGACAATGAGCTGTTGAGTTGTTAAGGTTCAAGAAAAAAGTGTCCAGAAGACAAATGACATGATAGGTATATTACCAAAGGCATTCTCAAGCAAATTTCTCTTATCACATTCAGTCCAACAGCAATGGCCTGCGAAAAGCAAGTAAAGATAATGACAAAACCATCATCTATTAATGAAAATAGCAGGAATAACAAAGTAGCTTCAAATAAATACCTCTGGTCGTGAACGATCATGTACAAATTGATTTACTATTTGTTTGAATAATGGTTCAACGGCATCTGGAGGCACCTGAATAATGGTTAATGACAGTATAAATAATCTATGAGAAAGCAAAAATTTACCATATCATGACAAGCCTGAACAGCTGCTGCAAGTAAATTTGTGATATGACGTTGATGAGGCTGCAAAGACCAGTGCACATTTAGGCCAGGAAAGAAACGGGTAAACAATAGCATTATAGTTGTATTTCTATCAATCAAGAGtttaataacttaaaaaattcAGTTACATGACATACCTGAACATATTTCTGAAGGTAAGGATAGTAGTTCAACAAAATCAATTGATGAAGACCAACAGTTCGAGCAATTAATTTCAACATCATCATCTTAACCTGAAGTTAGATCAAGTTTAACAATCAGCATAGCATTTACATGTTACTTCTAAGTTCTAATGCATCACCTTAAGAAAAACAGGTTAAAATGGTTCTCGTTTTCCACATTCATTTCATCAAGTAATTTGGTCATGAAACTAATATTATAAtgatctaataaaattaatccGCTATAAAAGGTAACAAAAATCTATCGCTGAATGCAAGTAATGTGTCCACGATGTATAAGGATTTGGTTAAGGCCAAGACACTATCAAAAAGCAATTACCTCAAAACGTTCATTGCAAGTCTGAAGTCGAGAAAATAGCTTCTCAGCAAAGCCCTAAAAGCAAAATTACACATCCAGTCAGACAGATttgtaataatatataataattagacATGTAGATTTATACTGCAATAATGAGAAACCTGAGCATCTTTGAGATGGCTTAGTGGTGAATAATAAGTTGAACTGCTTTTTTCTGATGAAAGACGTTGCTGCCTTTTCAAACTGCGCATAGCACGCTGCAATtttgctttctttttctttttactgCATACAGTGCCTTTATTATTTGCctgaaatataaaatgaaacaaataaatccACAACGTATAAACACGCCCCAAGTCTTTCATGTATGAAAAAGGGAGTATAAAACATCTAAATCTAAAGGACAAAAATGTAGGGGAGTACATAATTTACAGAACACTGTtccaataattatataaaatggaaattaaatCTGACTTTTACAAGCATCCACATAAGTAGAAGGATAGGTATGCCGTTACCAACTAAATCATTGACTTCAGAGGATGATTGCCAGGTTAGAGGATGCGATTGAGTACTGACCTTATAAATAGCCTCTTTACTGATAAGAACCTGAGATTTTGATTCATCTTCACTGCTTGCACCATCACTATCATCACTATCACCATCCTCAACCTTCTCGTAATCCAAAAGAAACGACATGGCAGCAATCATGATCCTGAAGATATCATTTACGAAGAAATTTTCCGTAAACTAAGAAACAGAAAAGCACACAACAGTTATATGAAACCTAAAATGCATACCTAGGCGATGAATGAAAACAAGCCATGCAAATTGCATTTGCTGTTCTATCATCAAACCAAACCTTTCTCCGATGAAGCTCACATAATGTGATTAAACATCTCTTAGCTCTCCCTTCATCCTCTTGCTAGAATAACAATACAACCTCCAAACCATCAGAAAAATAATTCTATAAGTTCATACCAAAGGAAGTTCGAAAAGAAACACAAACCTGTAGGATTTCAAACAATATATTTTGTAGAACTCGATTCTTCGCATCATTTTTATGCTGCTTATTCATGCGTCTAATGCTATGAATAACATGCGAAAATGCCAATTTTTTCAGATTTCTATCTCCCAATGTTTGTAGCTCGATGAACAATGCAAgagtttcattaatattaacCATCtacaaaaaaaagaataaatatatataaaaaaactcgCATCAACATTTCATATTATAACAACTGAAAATTATACAACATAACTATTctgccatgtcattcgtgcaacaaagaaaaattatacaatGCAACCTGTTTTGCAATGTCATTGGTGCGACAAAGcaaaattatacaacacaatTGTTGCGTCATGTCATTCGTGATAAGGCGTTTGACATATtagaatatttaataattataataataagtaataattaaagaCTCCTACAATGACCATTGCATGAAATAAACGCTCTTAGATAACACAATTGTTGCGTCATGTCATTCGTGATGAGGCGTTTGACATATtagaatatttaataattataataataagtaataattaaagaCTCCTACAACGACCATTGCATGAAATAAACGCTCTTAGATAACACAATTGTTGCGTCATGTCATTCGTGATGAGGCGTTTGACATATtagaatatttaataattataataataagtaataattaaagaCTCCTACAACGACCATTGCATGAAATTAACGCTCTTGGATTGTACCTTCCgattaattaaaagaataagaGCTTGAGAAACATGACACCTAAGGCCAGAAGGAAGTGATTTAGAAGATGATTTAAGAAATTCAGCGAGTTGACGCGGGAACTCAGCGAGTTGCTTAGGATAAAACGGCGTCATTTGAGCTAAAAACATTGCCTTATCAGCGAGCTCTTTAGCTATAGTTAGATCAGCACATTTTCCCGATGAGGATAACGATGTAAAACTGAGCGTTGATTGTTGTCCAAACAGCTCAACTGCTGAATTGAATTGGCTGTACAACAGATTTAGCTCCGTTTCGTAACCTTCGGggtctattttcatttttgattgTAGTGTTGCTAAGCTTAGTTTGTCGGAATTCTTGCCGGAGGCGAGGAGTGACTCCGGTGACCGGCCGCGGGTTGACATCGAaacgaatttttatttttcgttcAGGGGATTACAGGGTTTTTTGCTTAGTTGCAGAAAACCCTAATTAAACCCTAGAAGGTGACTATTAATAGATAAcgcattttttattttctttaggtAGAAGGTACAAGATAACCCTTCTAGTTATTCATAAAGAGTATATAAACTCATTTTAGTTTTTTCTTGGCCGTTTAGACCCTCAATAGTTTTAAATGGTGCAAATGAACTCCAATGCTTAAAAAATCACAGACAAAAATGATGAAGAGTTAagtgtcaaaaaaaaataaactaaaaaaaattagagtcctttttaaaaatttaaaaggtttTTGCAACGGttgaaataataattagaagtaaaaaaaagaatacaaaatttatataaaaaaaattccaaaattcataaaaaatattataaatatatccaaTAACTAACCgaataaaatcaatttcataaaattgtaaaattcacttatacaaaacacaaaaatactcTAAAAATTGCCAGCGAGGCCTCGCCCATGTGACTAAAGCGCTCCAGTACATCTCTGAAATTTCAGCTTCGAGTCTTAATAGAACCAATAGTTTTAAgccgatttaaaaaaataaaaaatctaactacTAAATTCTACCtttgtaaaaaaaagaaaaacaaactcTAAAATCAGAACAAGAATAAACAATGATACATTTTAGTTAGTAATAATATAATGACTAAAAAATCTGCGTGTTAAATCTAAAGGATCCAGACTGCATGTAAAGGCGAATTACTGTTTTAGTCCATCAAGTTTACATGCATATAATCTTAAGCCTGATGGGAGCCcattaaaacagaaaatatatgTGGAGATCCCGCGAGATTTCGCTCGAGGACCCACACGGTTTTGGCGGAGTCTGTTTTTTAAGAGTGGGAgaacataatttatttattttaaaattattttatggaGCCGCCACCCGGGGTTAACCGGGAAGGAAAAGATAATTAAAGCATTATAATCATCTTCACCTCTTCAGAGATTCAGGTTCGAAAATAATATCCTATTTAATCCATCATTTGCTTTTTGATAGTTAcgtgtaaacttttgacttctAACTATAAGGAAAAAGGGTCCCAAAACCAATATACCCTCGCTGTTTATCGAACCCAAATATAACATGAGTTAGTTATGAGTAAGAATTTTCACGCAGAGCTTCCGGTTTCCCAAGAAGTTGACGGTACTCATTTTCGTTCTAAGCTAAGAAAAAAGGTTTATGGATTGAACACCAATCCATTTGTGAGTGTGTGTatttagtatataaaatataaataaataagcaaGTTAAATAATAGCATAAAGTAAATTAATCTATAGCATATcattattgatttattaatgtgaaataaaaaaattaaagactgGATTTGTAGCTGGATCCACAGATGCCTACGTATCCGTCATATGCCGGAATCAAAGTCCACGTAGTTTgagttgaaatattttaaacaataattaaaaaaaagtttgaaaagaaaatgaatttGAATCTCAGTTTGTGTGCCGAGACGCCTACGTATCCGTCAGGCCGGAATCAAAACCCACGTAGTTCGCTTAAACTAATAccataattgaaaaattaaattttaaaagatttgaatttgAGTCTCGGTTTGTGTGCCGAAATGCCTACGTATCCGTCAAACCGGAATCAAAACCCACGTAGTTCGTAAAAGAACTAAAACTATAAAGAAAACATTCAATTTGTGAAAATTGAATTTGGGGCCCGGTTTGAAGGTCGAGACGTCGAGTAAGAAGTAGATTTGGATCTCGGTTTGAAAGCCGAGACGccgaataaaaaaaagtataaatttggaTCTCGGTTTGAAAGCCGAGACGccgaataaaaaaaagtataaatttggaTCTCGATTTGAATGCCGAGACAcgaaatgaaaatataaaattggatcTCGGTTTGAAAGCCGAGACGCCGAATAAAAAGTGTACATTGGGATCTCGGTTTGAATGCCGAGATGCCGAATAAAAATGAATTAGATTTGGATTTCGGTGCGAATGTCGAggtaccaaataaaaaaagttgtaGATTTGAGATAGAATAAATAATATTCTAAccctgaaataaataaataaaatatttaaaatctaaaatttgtaaattaaaatagaGTGAATAATAGTTTAACTTCAAATATTATTCAATTCGgatccaaaaataaataaaagcaatGTATACCTTAgagttcataaaataaaaatagatggaatattattttaaccTCAAAAGCATGTGTTAGTTGGGAAACTTATTATGAAGAATCAGCGATTTACAGCTACAACTGTTCGTTCACAGGTTGATACTCACTGGCATCTTAAACACCCTGTTACAATAGATCGTGCAGCGGGTGGTTTATTCACTTTCAAGTTTGATCATCTGGAAGACTATCAATA containing:
- the LOC126655228 gene encoding uncharacterized protein LOC126655228, whose translation is MSTRGRSPESLLASGKNSDKLSLATLQSKMKIDPEGYETELNLLYSQFNSAVELFGQQSTLSFTSLSSSGKCADLTIAKELADKAMFLAQMTPFYPKQLAEFPRQLAEFLKSSSKSLPSGLRCHVSQALILLINRKMVNINETLALFIELQTLGDRNLKKLAFSHVIHSIRRMNKQHKNDAKNRVLQNILFEILQQEDEGRAKRCLITLCELHRRKVWFDDRTANAICMACFHSSPRIMIAAMSFLLDYEKVEDGDSDDSDGASSEDESKSQVLISKEAIYKANNKGTVCSKKKKKAKLQRAMRSLKRQQRLSSEKSSSTYYSPLSHLKDAQGFAEKLFSRLQTCNERFEVKMMMLKLIARTVGLHQLILLNYYPYLQKYVQPHQRHITNLLAAAVQACHDMVPPDAVEPLFKQIVNQFVHDRSRPEAIAVGLNVIREICLRMPLLMTEDLLQDLVLYKKSHEKAIPAAARSLVVLFRQLCPSLLVKKDRGRPIDPKAKPKAYGEVNVSSDIPGLELLQNDDEDKDDDNHDEINEDVDDDDLAASGDEENQIYSDCTGTEDGDLENDSLDEDEEDNLDENDSDNNDKCINENDSDDDITINENDRDASDGSFSYNNSEMSDDDAKEHENAKGSHRTGKRKFSDFDGNLIAADTSLRALKNLTEERLNHNLSDPTDGFLSNEDFKKIKELKAKKDAKIALVRQGVKVPNSDQLSLKRVDPSKLEAHLRHKLSKKERLALVKAGREETGKYQARAVVKKQKTGGKSNQQKQHEKFMPSAARKARAQRTRTDKKRKQDRSGKQFRGKKAWK